The Labeo rohita strain BAU-BD-2019 unplaced genomic scaffold, IGBB_LRoh.1.0 scaffold_1676, whole genome shotgun sequence DNA segment TTCATACTGGAGAAAGACCTTACAAGTGCTCATATTGTGACAAGAGATTTACTCGGTCTGGAAAGCTGAAAGCACATGAGATAGTTCATACTGGAGAAAAGCCGTACCACTgtactcagtgtggaaagagttttgctGATGCATCAGGTCTCCGTTATCATGTGCACATCCACTCTGGAGAAAAGCCATTTAactgtgatcagtgtggaaaaACATATCATTCCTCATCAGGTCTAAAAAGTCACCTGAAAATTCATTCAGGCGAGAAGCCTCATGTGtgttctctctgtggaaagggTTTTTCAAGGCTGAACAGTTGTAAACGGCACCAAAAAACACATAATGAAGTGAGAGATCATGTGTGTTGTGAGTGTGGGAAGAGCTTTACTACAGCTGTCTATCTGAAACAACACCAAAAAATCCATACTGGAGAAAGACCTTACAAGTGCTCATATTGTGATAAGAGTTTCATTTGGTGTGAACACCTGAAAAAGCATGAGCGAATTCATACTGGCGAAAAGCCGTACCAGtgcactcagtgtggaaagagtttcacacaGTCAGCAGCTCTAGTGACTCATATTAAGAAGCATTGTTCTGTGTCAAAGTGAGCAAATGTTTTCTACAGATCCAGTATTTAAAGTCAACAATGTGAGATTCTGGTACAGTAAATATGAGATTagttcaaattattaattttgctGTGAATACCACAAGGTTTGTGGAAGAtgccttttttctgttttgtttgtatttagtCACTTAAATCTTacattgatgtttttttattatttttttgattgcCTACTCATTAAGACATTGACAAAATATGTAAGAAAAGAGAGTTATTTATAAATgcaatacttttatatatttaaaatgaaagttgtTGTTCAAGTACCATAAGATGGTTGGTCAGTGTAGTATTTGTCCCGCCCCTCCTTCATTCACATAATGAAAACTGACTGTGACAAACGCTGTTAAACAAACCAGTTAGTAATGCATCAAAATTCAGGGTCATCAGTTTGCCAAAAAGAACACAAGAATGTTTTACATGGCATACAGGTGCACATTTCTTTTGTACCAactgacattttgaaaatacgaACACTTTCATGAATTAATTTATGCAGAATGGCTTTAAAAacgatttacacaaaaattccatctgcttgtgtttcatgaataaagcccAATATGTCTTTGAAAATCCTCATGAAGAATGAAAGTGTGCATTAAACTCTAGTGATTCTTATGAAAAAGCATAATGTTGTTCAAATGTTGTCATAAAAAGCAAAGTCTATCCATTCATCAAGTTCGATAATTTTCCAGCATTGTCCAAGTAATTGCAGTTTTGCATttgccacattaaaaaaacgTGTAACTGACAATTAGTGAAACAATAGTCTGACAGAAACAGAGGCATAATGTTTAACTGAGCTGCTGAAAAGCCAATAGTTTCCTGTTTTCACCTCATTCATTATGATGATGTCTGAGATCTTCTGTAAATTGGCacatttaagcacattttaTTGTGTGTCAACAGACTGAGACAAACTACAAGATCATCACTTTATGAGATAATCACCTATTGATGTGTGTTTTTAGCTTTTATCCCTCAGGTTTTAAGGTCCTATATGGTTCATTTGGTTTGATAGAAAGAAACAAGCTGCATTTCTGGTTTCaagattatttgtttttcagacattcctctttaaataCGTTTCAGCAAAAGGAGAAAAAATCAACAATTTACTCATAGAGCTGCATTGTGATCCTCATATTGCTGGGATTTAACcatatacactttaaaaaataaaggtttcacaatgccacagaagaactttttttgtctaaatggtttcataaataacttttaacatctgaagaacctttctgtcacaaaaggttctttgtggcgaaagaaggttcttcagattataaaaaggtaagaaagagatggttctttaaagaacttttggctgaatggttctttgtggaaccaaaaatggttcttctatggcatcgctgtgaagaaccttttaagcacctttatttttaagagtgtagggcTTTAAAATGAggattcagaatcagaatctaaaatcatatagaccatttcgctagatgtaaacatactggtcccgatacacttcctgtttcttcttcttttttttttttacttgacacaaac contains these protein-coding regions:
- the LOC127158744 gene encoding zinc finger protein 3-like, whose protein sequence is TGERPYKCSYCDKRFTRSGKLKAHEIVHTGEKPYHCTQCGKSFADASGLRYHVHIHSGEKPFNCDQCGKTYHSSSGLKSHLKIHSGEKPHVCSLCGKGFSRLNSCKRHQKTHNEVRDHVCCECGKSFTTAVYLKQHQKIHTGERPYKCSYCDKSFIWCEHLKKHERIHTGEKPYQCTQCGKSFTQSAALVTHIKKHCSVSK